A DNA window from Pseudorasbora parva isolate DD20220531a chromosome 5, ASM2467924v1, whole genome shotgun sequence contains the following coding sequences:
- the LOC137076140 gene encoding uncharacterized protein isoform X2, with amino-acid sequence MTAIENCSEDSVTTASTSRITVEPPCKDDDNMTAIENCSEDSVTTASTSRFTAERSVIRDDSDDLFENSSVNSDDDHTDIQNDIRRNRAPFAISEQHSACTTTSKRAKNTRARWKIAEYSDGSSEDELSVSEEEYIPDTSESYTSNSGMSFTASPKGYVKKTDWNKHEIQAVEAHMMRFINNRKIPGKADCMRCKEAELALKNREWSTLKFYIKNLRSKQKRSDTLIGTLAD; translated from the exons ATGACAGCCATAGAGAACTGCTCTGAGGATTCTGTAACTACTGCAAGCACTTCACGAATCACAGTTGag CCTCCATGCAAGGATGATGACAACATGACAGCCATAGAGAACTGCTCTGAGGATTCTGTAACTACTGCAAGCACTTCACGATTCACAGCTGag agaTCCGTGATTCGTGATGATTCGGATGATCTCTTTGAAAATTCCAGTGTAAACAGTGATGATGACCATACAGACATtcaaaatgacatcagaaggaatcgtGCACCATTTGCAATTAGTGAACAACATTCCGCTTGTACCACAACATCCAAAAGAGCGAAAAACACCAGA GCTAGATGGAAGATTGCTGAGTACTCAGATGGATCGAGTGAAGATGAGTTATCTGTCAGTGAGGAAGAGTACATTCCTGACACATCAGAGAGTTACACATCAAATAGTGGCATGAGCTTTACTGCTTCACCAAAAG GTTACGTTAAGAAGACGGACTGGAACAAACATGAGATACAGGCTGTGGAGGCGCATATGATGAGGTTTATTAACAACCGCAAAATTCCAGGAAAGGCGGACTGCATGAGGTGTAAAGAGGCGGAACTTGCACTTAAAAATAGAGAGTGGTCAACACTTAAATTTTACATCAAAAATCTCCGCTCTAAACAGAAAAGATCTGACACATTAATTGGCACACTGGCAGATTAA
- the LOC137076140 gene encoding uncharacterized protein isoform X3, giving the protein MTAIENCSEDSVTTASTSRITVEPLVDYSDSDDGVVCSKNMNSYKKRSVIRDDSDDLFENSSVNSDDDHTDIQNDIRRNRAPFAISEQHSACTTTSKRAKNTRARWKIAEYSDGSSEDELSVSEEEYIPDTSESYTSNSGMSFTASPKGYVKKTDWNKHEIQAVEAHMMRFINNRKIPGKADCMRCKEAELALKNREWSTLKFYIKNLRSKQKRSDTLIGTLAD; this is encoded by the exons ATGACAGCCATAGAGAACTGCTCTGAGGATTCTGTAACTACTGCAAGCACTTCACGAATCACAGTTGag CCTTTGGTTGATTACTCAGACAGCGACGATGGCGTTGTGTGTTCTAAAAATATGAATTCTTATAAAaag agaTCCGTGATTCGTGATGATTCGGATGATCTCTTTGAAAATTCCAGTGTAAACAGTGATGATGACCATACAGACATtcaaaatgacatcagaaggaatcgtGCACCATTTGCAATTAGTGAACAACATTCCGCTTGTACCACAACATCCAAAAGAGCGAAAAACACCAGA GCTAGATGGAAGATTGCTGAGTACTCAGATGGATCGAGTGAAGATGAGTTATCTGTCAGTGAGGAAGAGTACATTCCTGACACATCAGAGAGTTACACATCAAATAGTGGCATGAGCTTTACTGCTTCACCAAAAG GTTACGTTAAGAAGACGGACTGGAACAAACATGAGATACAGGCTGTGGAGGCGCATATGATGAGGTTTATTAACAACCGCAAAATTCCAGGAAAGGCGGACTGCATGAGGTGTAAAGAGGCGGAACTTGCACTTAAAAATAGAGAGTGGTCAACACTTAAATTTTACATCAAAAATCTCCGCTCTAAACAGAAAAGATCTGACACATTAATTGGCACACTGGCAGATTAA
- the LOC137076140 gene encoding uncharacterized protein isoform X1, giving the protein MTAIENCSEDSVTTASTSRITVEPPCKDDDNMTAIENCSEDSVTTASTSRFTAEPLVDYSDSDDGVVCSKNMNSYKKRSVIRDDSDDLFENSSVNSDDDHTDIQNDIRRNRAPFAISEQHSACTTTSKRAKNTRARWKIAEYSDGSSEDELSVSEEEYIPDTSESYTSNSGMSFTASPKGYVKKTDWNKHEIQAVEAHMMRFINNRKIPGKADCMRCKEAELALKNREWSTLKFYIKNLRSKQKRSDTLIGTLAD; this is encoded by the exons ATGACAGCCATAGAGAACTGCTCTGAGGATTCTGTAACTACTGCAAGCACTTCACGAATCACAGTTGag CCTCCATGCAAGGATGATGACAACATGACAGCCATAGAGAACTGCTCTGAGGATTCTGTAACTACTGCAAGCACTTCACGATTCACAGCTGag CCTTTGGTTGATTACTCAGACAGCGACGATGGCGTTGTGTGTTCTAAAAATATGAATTCTTATAAAaag agaTCCGTGATTCGTGATGATTCGGATGATCTCTTTGAAAATTCCAGTGTAAACAGTGATGATGACCATACAGACATtcaaaatgacatcagaaggaatcgtGCACCATTTGCAATTAGTGAACAACATTCCGCTTGTACCACAACATCCAAAAGAGCGAAAAACACCAGA GCTAGATGGAAGATTGCTGAGTACTCAGATGGATCGAGTGAAGATGAGTTATCTGTCAGTGAGGAAGAGTACATTCCTGACACATCAGAGAGTTACACATCAAATAGTGGCATGAGCTTTACTGCTTCACCAAAAG GTTACGTTAAGAAGACGGACTGGAACAAACATGAGATACAGGCTGTGGAGGCGCATATGATGAGGTTTATTAACAACCGCAAAATTCCAGGAAAGGCGGACTGCATGAGGTGTAAAGAGGCGGAACTTGCACTTAAAAATAGAGAGTGGTCAACACTTAAATTTTACATCAAAAATCTCCGCTCTAAACAGAAAAGATCTGACACATTAATTGGCACACTGGCAGATTAA